One Manihot esculenta cultivar AM560-2 chromosome 18, M.esculenta_v8, whole genome shotgun sequence genomic window carries:
- the LOC110606564 gene encoding calcium-dependent protein kinase 29 isoform X1 yields MGHCFTKSRSHEIPISYSSDSPPRAHKPRPRRPPQQGYNPPQLPYVPQPPSASFPPAAPPSNIGPILCKPYVDITSIYHLHKELGRGQFGITYLCTEKSSGRKYACKSISRGKLVNNKDIEDVRREILILQHLTGQPNIVEFKGAYEDKQNLHLVMELCSGGELFDRIIAKGSYSEREAAKVMRQIVNVVHVCHFMGVMHRDLKPENFLLMSKEEDSPLKATDFGLSVFIEQGKEYRDIVGSAYYVAPEVLNRKYGKEIDVWSAGIILYILLSGVPPFWAGICSFIVLPEVIFVLQILCLMFSFCLWLISECINFIIENEKGIFEEISKCQLDLQSKPWPEISSPAKDLIRKMLTKDPRKRITAAQALEHPWLKVDGKASDKPIDSAVLIRLKQFRAMNKMKKLALKVIAENLSSEEIKGLKQMFDNMDTDGSGTITYEELKEGLSRLGSKLTEAEIQQLMDAADVDKNGTIDYVEFITATMHRHKLEKEEHLFKAFRYFDKDNSGFITRDELRQAMAQYGMGDEATIDEIIEDVDTDKDGRINYDEFADMMRRGTQDNGEK; encoded by the exons ATGGGACACTGCTTCACCAAATCTCGTTCCCATGAAATCCCCATCTCTTATTCCTCAGACTCCCCTCCTCGTGCCCACAAACCTCGGCCCAGAAGACCACCGCAGCAAGGCTATAACCCACCGCAGTTACCATATGTTCCTCAACCTCCTTCTGCATCTTTTCCTCCTGCCGCTCCACCTTCTAATATTGGTCCCATTCTTTGCAAACCTTATGTTGATATAACCTCTATCTACCATCTTCATAAAGAATTGGGTAGGGGTCAGTTTGGGATCACTTATCTTTGCACAGAGAAGTCCAGTGGAAGAAAGTATGCTTGCAAGTCTATCTCCAGGGGGAAGCTGGTTAATAACAAGGACATTGAAGATGTTAGGCGAGAGATTTTGATACTGCAGCACTTGACTGGACAACCCAATATTGTGGAATTCAAGGGTGCTTATGAGGATAAGCAAAATCTGCATTTGGTGATGGAGTTGTGCTCTGGTGGGGAGCTCTTTGATCGGATTATAGCCAAAGGGAGCTACTCAGAGCGTGAAGCGGCGAAGGTTATGAGGCAGATTGTGAATGTGGTTCATGTGTGTCATTTTATGGGGGTTATGCATAGGGACTTGAAGCCTGAAAATTTCTTGCTTATGAGCAAGGAAGAGGATTCTCCATTGAAAGCTACTGATTTTGGACTCTCTGTCTTCATAGAACAAG GAAAAGAGTACAGAGACATTGTTGGAAGTGCATACTATGTTGCCCCAGAAGTGTTAAATCGTAAGTATGGGAAGGAGATTGATGTGTGGAGTGCTGGAATCATTTTATACATTCTTCTAAGTGGGGTGCCTCCATTTTGGGCAGGTATATGTTCTTTCATTGTTTTACCAGAAGTGATTTTTGTTTTGCAAATTCTATGTTTAATGTTTAGTTTTTGTCTCTGGCTTATAAGTGAGtgcataaattttattatagagaATGAGAAAGGAATATTTGAAGAAATTTCCAAATGCCAACTTGACTTACAAAGCAAACCATGGCCTGAAATTTCATCTCCTGCAAAAGACCTCATCAGGAAAATGTTAACAAAAGACCCCAGGAAACGGATCACTGCTGCTCAAGCACTTG AGCATCCATGGCTGAAGGTGGATGGCAAAGCGTCTGACAAGCCAATTGATAGTGCTGTTCTAATCAGGTTGAAGCAGTTCAGAGCAATGAACAAGATGAAGAAACTTGCTCTAAAG GTAATAGCAGAGAACCTTTCATCAGAAGAAATCAAGGGCTTAAAACAGATGTTCGATAACATGGACACTGATGGAAGTGGTACGATCACATACGAAGAACTCAAAGAAGGATTATCAAGACTGGGATCAAAGCTTACTGAGGCAGAAATACAGCAGTTGATGGATGCT GCTGATGTTGACAAGAACGGGACTATTGATTATGTTGAATTTATTACAGCAACAATGCATCGTCATAAACTTGAGAAGGAAGAACACTTGTTCAAGGCTTTTCGATATTTTGACAAGGATAACAGTGG CTTTATTACGAGAGACGAACTACGACAAGCCATGGCTCAATATGGAATGGGAGATGAGGCTACCATAGATGAAATCATTGAAGATGTTGATACTGATAAA GATGGAAGAATCAACTATGACGAGTTTGCAGACATGATGAGAAGGGGGACGCAAGATAATGGGGAGAAATGA
- the LOC110606564 gene encoding calcium-dependent protein kinase 29 isoform X2: MGHCFTKSRSHEIPISYSSDSPPRAHKPRPRRPPQQGYNPPQLPYVPQPPSASFPPAAPPSNIGPILCKPYVDITSIYHLHKELGRGQFGITYLCTEKSSGRKYACKSISRGKLVNNKDIEDVRREILILQHLTGQPNIVEFKGAYEDKQNLHLVMELCSGGELFDRIIAKGSYSEREAAKVMRQIVNVVHVCHFMGVMHRDLKPENFLLMSKEEDSPLKATDFGLSVFIEQGKEYRDIVGSAYYVAPEVLNRKYGKEIDVWSAGIILYILLSGVPPFWAENEKGIFEEISKCQLDLQSKPWPEISSPAKDLIRKMLTKDPRKRITAAQALEHPWLKVDGKASDKPIDSAVLIRLKQFRAMNKMKKLALKVIAENLSSEEIKGLKQMFDNMDTDGSGTITYEELKEGLSRLGSKLTEAEIQQLMDAADVDKNGTIDYVEFITATMHRHKLEKEEHLFKAFRYFDKDNSGFITRDELRQAMAQYGMGDEATIDEIIEDVDTDKDGRINYDEFADMMRRGTQDNGEK; the protein is encoded by the exons ATGGGACACTGCTTCACCAAATCTCGTTCCCATGAAATCCCCATCTCTTATTCCTCAGACTCCCCTCCTCGTGCCCACAAACCTCGGCCCAGAAGACCACCGCAGCAAGGCTATAACCCACCGCAGTTACCATATGTTCCTCAACCTCCTTCTGCATCTTTTCCTCCTGCCGCTCCACCTTCTAATATTGGTCCCATTCTTTGCAAACCTTATGTTGATATAACCTCTATCTACCATCTTCATAAAGAATTGGGTAGGGGTCAGTTTGGGATCACTTATCTTTGCACAGAGAAGTCCAGTGGAAGAAAGTATGCTTGCAAGTCTATCTCCAGGGGGAAGCTGGTTAATAACAAGGACATTGAAGATGTTAGGCGAGAGATTTTGATACTGCAGCACTTGACTGGACAACCCAATATTGTGGAATTCAAGGGTGCTTATGAGGATAAGCAAAATCTGCATTTGGTGATGGAGTTGTGCTCTGGTGGGGAGCTCTTTGATCGGATTATAGCCAAAGGGAGCTACTCAGAGCGTGAAGCGGCGAAGGTTATGAGGCAGATTGTGAATGTGGTTCATGTGTGTCATTTTATGGGGGTTATGCATAGGGACTTGAAGCCTGAAAATTTCTTGCTTATGAGCAAGGAAGAGGATTCTCCATTGAAAGCTACTGATTTTGGACTCTCTGTCTTCATAGAACAAG GAAAAGAGTACAGAGACATTGTTGGAAGTGCATACTATGTTGCCCCAGAAGTGTTAAATCGTAAGTATGGGAAGGAGATTGATGTGTGGAGTGCTGGAATCATTTTATACATTCTTCTAAGTGGGGTGCCTCCATTTTGGGCAG agaATGAGAAAGGAATATTTGAAGAAATTTCCAAATGCCAACTTGACTTACAAAGCAAACCATGGCCTGAAATTTCATCTCCTGCAAAAGACCTCATCAGGAAAATGTTAACAAAAGACCCCAGGAAACGGATCACTGCTGCTCAAGCACTTG AGCATCCATGGCTGAAGGTGGATGGCAAAGCGTCTGACAAGCCAATTGATAGTGCTGTTCTAATCAGGTTGAAGCAGTTCAGAGCAATGAACAAGATGAAGAAACTTGCTCTAAAG GTAATAGCAGAGAACCTTTCATCAGAAGAAATCAAGGGCTTAAAACAGATGTTCGATAACATGGACACTGATGGAAGTGGTACGATCACATACGAAGAACTCAAAGAAGGATTATCAAGACTGGGATCAAAGCTTACTGAGGCAGAAATACAGCAGTTGATGGATGCT GCTGATGTTGACAAGAACGGGACTATTGATTATGTTGAATTTATTACAGCAACAATGCATCGTCATAAACTTGAGAAGGAAGAACACTTGTTCAAGGCTTTTCGATATTTTGACAAGGATAACAGTGG CTTTATTACGAGAGACGAACTACGACAAGCCATGGCTCAATATGGAATGGGAGATGAGGCTACCATAGATGAAATCATTGAAGATGTTGATACTGATAAA GATGGAAGAATCAACTATGACGAGTTTGCAGACATGATGAGAAGGGGGACGCAAGATAATGGGGAGAAATGA
- the LOC110606565 gene encoding probable nucleoredoxin 2 isoform X2 yields MELSGYVLVGADSHDLHVTSMYAVLIRVEVSELEGKVVGLYFSANWYPPCRNFTAILIDVHEQLKSNRSKFELVFVSSDENLEAFNDYRALMPWLSIPFSDVETKKALDRKFNIEGVPCLIILQPEDDNDEATLHDGVEILYRFGVQAFPFTKQRLEELELQERQKHERQTLTNLLADHDRDYLFGHPAPKQVPIDSLMGKTIGLFFSAQWCNPGVKFTPKLVSIYHKIKQMLILNDNDEDFEIVFVSNDWDQSGFNSYFNTMPWLALPFGEPTAKNLAKYFDVRGIPCLIILGPDGKTITKHGRNLINLYQENAYPFTEAKVDLLEKQMDEEAKNLPRSEYHAGHKHELTLVSQETGGGPFICCDCDEQGAGWAYQCLDCGYEVHPKCVRAVDTSNMLGR; encoded by the exons ATGGAACTCag TGGATATGTGCTCGTCGGTGCTGATTCTCATGACCTACACGTGACAAGCATGTATGCAGTCTTAATCAGG GTGGAAGTTTCTGAGCTTGAAGGCAAGGTCGTTGGCCTCTACTTCTCAGCTAACTGGTACCCACCATGTAGAAACTTCACGGCGATTCTAATTGATGTACATGAGCAGCTAAAGAGCAATAGGTCTAAATTTGAGCTTGTGTTTGTGTCGTCTGATGAGAACTTAGAAGCTTTCAACGACTATCGAGCACTGATGCCTTGGCTTTCCATTCCATTTTCTGATGTGGAGACCAAGAAAGCCTTGGACCGTAAATTCAACATTGAAGGTGTTCCCTGTTTAATTATTTTGCAGCCAGAGGATGATAATGATGAGGCAACCTTGCATGATGGGGTTGAAATCCTTTATCGATTCGGAGTCCAAGCTTTCCCATTTACTAAACAGAGACTCGAGGAATTGGAGTTGCAAGAAAGGCAAAAGCATGAGCGCCAGACACTGACCAATTTACTCGCAGACCATGACAGAGACTATCTCTTCGGTCATCCTGCACCTAAACAG GTGCCAATTGATTCATTAATGGGGAAAACAATTGGACTTTTCTTCTCAGCCCAGTGGTGTAATCCAGGCGTCAAGTTCACTCCCAAGCTTGTCTCCATTTACCACAAGATCAAGCAGATGCTGATTCTAAATGATAATGATGAGGATTTTGAGATTGTGTTTGTGTCAAATGATTGGGATCAATCAGGATTCAACTCTTACTTCAATACCATGCCATGGCTGGCATTACCCTTTGGAGAACCAACCGCTAAAAACTTAGCCAAATATTTTGATGTGAGAGGCATCCCTTGTTTGATAATCTTAGGCCCTGATGGTAAAACTATTACCAAACATGGCAGAAACTTAATCAACTTGTACCAAGAAAATGCTTACCCTTTCACCGAAGCAAAAGTTGACTTGCTAGAGAAACAGATGGATGAAGAGGCTAAAAACTTGCCGAGATCAGAGTACCATGCAGGGCATAAGCATGAGCTCACTTTGGTATCCCAAGAAACTGGAGGAGGTCCTTTTATATGCTGTGATTGTGATGAGCAAGGGGCTGGTTGGGCTTACCAGTGCCTTGACTGTGGATATGAGGTGCACCCCAAGTGTGTTAGAGCTGTGGACACCAGCAACATGCTAGGGAGATGA
- the LOC110606565 gene encoding probable nucleoredoxin 2 isoform X1, with amino-acid sequence MSLEDCRNLKQQAGEAKTNGDVESNISSNRFLSLLASKDRNFLISPDGTQVEVSELEGKVVGLYFSANWYPPCRNFTAILIDVHEQLKSNRSKFELVFVSSDENLEAFNDYRALMPWLSIPFSDVETKKALDRKFNIEGVPCLIILQPEDDNDEATLHDGVEILYRFGVQAFPFTKQRLEELELQERQKHERQTLTNLLADHDRDYLFGHPAPKQVPIDSLMGKTIGLFFSAQWCNPGVKFTPKLVSIYHKIKQMLILNDNDEDFEIVFVSNDWDQSGFNSYFNTMPWLALPFGEPTAKNLAKYFDVRGIPCLIILGPDGKTITKHGRNLINLYQENAYPFTEAKVDLLEKQMDEEAKNLPRSEYHAGHKHELTLVSQETGGGPFICCDCDEQGAGWAYQCLDCGYEVHPKCVRAVDTSNMLGR; translated from the exons ATGAGCTTAGAAGACTGCAGGAATCTGAAGCAGCAGGCGGGTGAAGCCAAAACAAACGGGGACGTTGAGTCTAACATTTCAAGCAATAGATTCCTTTCCCTTTTGGCCTCCAAAGATCGCAACTTTCTTATCTCTCCTGATGGAACTCag GTGGAAGTTTCTGAGCTTGAAGGCAAGGTCGTTGGCCTCTACTTCTCAGCTAACTGGTACCCACCATGTAGAAACTTCACGGCGATTCTAATTGATGTACATGAGCAGCTAAAGAGCAATAGGTCTAAATTTGAGCTTGTGTTTGTGTCGTCTGATGAGAACTTAGAAGCTTTCAACGACTATCGAGCACTGATGCCTTGGCTTTCCATTCCATTTTCTGATGTGGAGACCAAGAAAGCCTTGGACCGTAAATTCAACATTGAAGGTGTTCCCTGTTTAATTATTTTGCAGCCAGAGGATGATAATGATGAGGCAACCTTGCATGATGGGGTTGAAATCCTTTATCGATTCGGAGTCCAAGCTTTCCCATTTACTAAACAGAGACTCGAGGAATTGGAGTTGCAAGAAAGGCAAAAGCATGAGCGCCAGACACTGACCAATTTACTCGCAGACCATGACAGAGACTATCTCTTCGGTCATCCTGCACCTAAACAG GTGCCAATTGATTCATTAATGGGGAAAACAATTGGACTTTTCTTCTCAGCCCAGTGGTGTAATCCAGGCGTCAAGTTCACTCCCAAGCTTGTCTCCATTTACCACAAGATCAAGCAGATGCTGATTCTAAATGATAATGATGAGGATTTTGAGATTGTGTTTGTGTCAAATGATTGGGATCAATCAGGATTCAACTCTTACTTCAATACCATGCCATGGCTGGCATTACCCTTTGGAGAACCAACCGCTAAAAACTTAGCCAAATATTTTGATGTGAGAGGCATCCCTTGTTTGATAATCTTAGGCCCTGATGGTAAAACTATTACCAAACATGGCAGAAACTTAATCAACTTGTACCAAGAAAATGCTTACCCTTTCACCGAAGCAAAAGTTGACTTGCTAGAGAAACAGATGGATGAAGAGGCTAAAAACTTGCCGAGATCAGAGTACCATGCAGGGCATAAGCATGAGCTCACTTTGGTATCCCAAGAAACTGGAGGAGGTCCTTTTATATGCTGTGATTGTGATGAGCAAGGGGCTGGTTGGGCTTACCAGTGCCTTGACTGTGGATATGAGGTGCACCCCAAGTGTGTTAGAGCTGTGGACACCAGCAACATGCTAGGGAGATGA
- the LOC110606991 gene encoding E3 ubiquitin-protein ligase ATL23: MRVGVCYARLLLSPSSPPTAVNNFFKFNQNMLLSVFLALFLPCVGMSIVFLVYICFLWYSARTNRTETSPPVKQPAEKGLSASELEKLPRMTGKELVLGTDCAVCLDEIESEQPVRVVPICNHGFHLECADAWLSKHSVCPVCRARLGS; encoded by the coding sequence ATGCGCGTCGGAGTGTGCTACGCACGACTCCTCCTCTCGCCGTCTTCGCCTCCAACCGCTGTGAACAACTTTTTCAaattcaaccaaaacatgctcCTCTCTGTCTTTTTGGCTCTTTTTCTCCCCTGCGTAGGCATGAGCATTGTGTTTCTTGTTTATATTTGTTTCCTTTGGTATTCTGCACGTACTAACCGAACAGAAACCTCGCCGCCTGTAAAGCAGCCGGCAGAGAAGGGATTATCGGCGTCTGAGCTTGAGAAGTTGCCTAGGATGACCGGAAAGGAATTGGTTTTGGGGACGGATTGTGCGGTGTGTCTCGATGAAATCGAAAGCGAGCAACCCGTGAGGGTGGTTCCCATTTGCAATCATGGGTTCCATTTGGAATGCGCTGATGCTTGGCTCTCAAAGCATTCTGTATGCCCAGTTTGCAGGGCCAGGCTTGGTTCCTAG
- the LOC110607064 gene encoding ribonuclease P protein subunit p25-like protein isoform X2, with product MDRYQRVEKPKADTPIDENEIRITSQGRMRSYISYAMSLLQEKGSNEIVFKAMGRAINKTVTIVELIKRRIVGLHQITAIGSTDITDTWEPIEEGLLPLETTRHVSMITITLSKKELNTSAVGYQPPLPAELVKGSAEFDYEGEGSPSGRGRGRGGRGRARGRGNGFVPEYEDGGWDRNRGHFRGRGRGRGRSFRGRGRGGYNGPYADMLQDGGYNYDPPAQGRAASYRIMLECQTHNFIL from the exons ATGGATCGGTACCAGAGAGTGGAGAAGCCTAAAGCTGATACACCAATTGACGAGAATGAGATTCGTATTACTAGTCAGGGAAGGATGCGCAGTTATATCTCATATGCCATGAGTTTGCTTCAA GAAAAAGGATCGAATGAGATTGTGTTCAAAGCAATGGGAAGAGCCATCAACAAGACTGTGACTATAGTGGAGTTAATCAAG AGAAGAATTGTTGGTCTCCATCAGATCACAGCAATTGGATCCACAGATATAACTGATACATGGGAGCCCATTGAGGAAGGCCTCCTTCC TTTGGAAACCACAAGGCACGTCTCAATGATTACTATTACCCTTTCCAAGAAGGAACTGAATACATCTGCTGTTGG GTACCAGCCTCCTTTGCCTGCAGAGTTGGTGAAGGGATCAGCAGAATTTGATTATGAAGGAG AGGGCTCACCAAGTGGTCGAGGTAGGGGTCGgggtggtagaggcagagcaaggggCAGAG GAAATGGATTTGTTCCTGAATATGAAGATGGTGGTTGGGACCGCAACAGGGGCCATTTTAGAGGTAGGGGTAGGGGAAGAGGACGCAGTTTCCGAGGCCGTGGGAGAGGGGGATACAATGGACCTTATGCGGACATGCTGCAAGATGGAGGCTACAATTATGATCCACCTGCTCAAGGCCGTG CTGCTTCATATCGGATTATGTTGGAATGTCAAACCCATAATTTCATACTCTAA
- the LOC110607064 gene encoding ribonuclease P protein subunit p25-like protein isoform X1: MDRYQRVEKPKADTPIDENEIRITSQGRMRSYISYAMSLLQEKGSNEIVFKAMGRAINKTVTIVELIKRRIVGLHQITAIGSTDITDTWEPIEEGLLPLETTRHVSMITITLSKKELNTSAVGYQPPLPAELVKGSAEFDYEGEGSPSGRGRGRGGRGRARGRGNGFVPEYEDGGWDRNRGHFRGRGRGRGRSFRGRGRGGYNGPYADMLQDGGYNYDPPAQGRGRGRGRGRGNRGRGRGFRSNGPIQAAA, encoded by the exons ATGGATCGGTACCAGAGAGTGGAGAAGCCTAAAGCTGATACACCAATTGACGAGAATGAGATTCGTATTACTAGTCAGGGAAGGATGCGCAGTTATATCTCATATGCCATGAGTTTGCTTCAA GAAAAAGGATCGAATGAGATTGTGTTCAAAGCAATGGGAAGAGCCATCAACAAGACTGTGACTATAGTGGAGTTAATCAAG AGAAGAATTGTTGGTCTCCATCAGATCACAGCAATTGGATCCACAGATATAACTGATACATGGGAGCCCATTGAGGAAGGCCTCCTTCC TTTGGAAACCACAAGGCACGTCTCAATGATTACTATTACCCTTTCCAAGAAGGAACTGAATACATCTGCTGTTGG GTACCAGCCTCCTTTGCCTGCAGAGTTGGTGAAGGGATCAGCAGAATTTGATTATGAAGGAG AGGGCTCACCAAGTGGTCGAGGTAGGGGTCGgggtggtagaggcagagcaaggggCAGAG GAAATGGATTTGTTCCTGAATATGAAGATGGTGGTTGGGACCGCAACAGGGGCCATTTTAGAGGTAGGGGTAGGGGAAGAGGACGCAGTTTCCGAGGCCGTGGGAGAGGGGGATACAATGGACCTTATGCGGACATGCTGCAAGATGGAGGCTACAATTATGATCCACCTGCTCAAGGCCGTG GTCGAGGTCGTGGCCGAGGGAGGGGAAATCGTGGAAGGGGCCGTGGATTTAGATCTAATGGGCCGATCCAGGCAGCTGCATGA